The following are from one region of the Dreissena polymorpha isolate Duluth1 chromosome 2, UMN_Dpol_1.0, whole genome shotgun sequence genome:
- the LOC127868424 gene encoding 40S ribosomal protein S9, whose product MPCGVPQIYHRTYATPRRPFEKERLDQELKLIGEYGLRNKREVWRVKYTLAKIRKSARELLTLDEKEPKRLFEGNALLRRLVRIGVLDESKMKLDFVLGLRVEDFLERRLQTQVFKLGLAKSIHHARVLIRQRHIRVRKQVVNIPSFVVRLDSQKHIDFALTSPYGGGRPGRVKRKNAKKGSGGGGDEEDED is encoded by the exons ATGCCTTGCGGTGTCCCACAAATTTATCACCGAACCTATGCCACTCCTAGACGTCCTTTTGAAAAGGAACGTCTTGATCAGGAACTTAAGCTAATTGGAGAGTATGGGTTAAGAAACAAGCGTGAAGTGTGGAGAGTGAAGTATACTCTAGCAAAAATCCGCAAGTCTGCGAGAGAGCTGCTGACTTTGGACGAGAAGGAACCAAAGAGGTTGTTTGAAG GTAATGCACTGCTTCGTCGTTTGGTTCGCATTGGTGTTCTGGACGAGAGCAAGATGAAGCTCGATTTTGTGCTTGGCTTGAGGGTTGAAGACTTCTTGGAGCGTCGTCTGCAGACTCAGGTGTTCAAACTGGGTCTGGCGAAGAGTATCCATCATGCCCGTGTGCTGATCAGGCAGCGTCACATCAG GGTGCGTAAACAGGTGGTTAATATCCCGTCATTTGTTGTGCGCCTGGACTCTCAGAAGCACATAGACTTCGCCCTGACATCTCCATATGGTGGTGGACGACCAG GTCGTGTGAAGAGGAAGAACGCCAAGAAGGGCTCCGGTGGAGGTGGTGACGAGGAGGATGAGGACTAA